TCCCCAAAGCCAAGTTAAAGGCTCCACCGGCAACCGGATGACTGATATCCGTACCTGGGTTAACATTCACCATGACCAGGTTAGCCAGTTTCAAACCGACAATTGTAATAAACAAGCCAATACCGACCGTGATTGCAATTTTCAAATTGTTAGGCACAGCGGTCAATAGCATTTGGCGTACTTTCGTTACTGTAAGAATGATAAAAACAATACCGGAGAGGAAAACCGCTCCCAAGGCAGCCTGCCATGTAATGGCTCCGTTCGAGCTCAGTACGACGGTCATAAAGTAAGCGTTCAGACCCATGCCCGGAGCAAGCGCGATCGGAATGTTAACGAACAATCCCATCACAATCGTTACGAGACCCGCACCTACTGCTGTGGCGAAAAATACGCCTTCTTGCGGAATGCCCGCACCATCAGGTCCGAGAAACAGGTTGTTGACAAAAAGAATGTAAGCCATCGTCATGAAGGTCGTCAATCCTGCGATAATCTCGGTTCTGACATTTGTTCCGTGTTCCTTTAGTTTAAAGAAACGCTCCATTGTTGAGATATCCCCCTTAAAATTAGTGACCAACGACGAAAAAAAAGCCCTGAGAAGAATTCTCCCAGGGCACCCGCTTCAAAAAAAGAGTCGCTTAACAACCATGCATCGCACCACACACTTCCATCCGGGACCTGAACAAAATCATTCATTCACACTCCGGATGCAGCATATCCGCATTTGCACCTTTGCAGCTCTTCTTTTCGTAGCCAGATCATTACGGTGACCTTGTAGAGACTCCCGGGCCGATTCCCAGGATTATACGAAAAAGCACTTATCGTTGTTGTCATTTACTAAACTCATTCTAGGACGAAGCTCGAATCTTGTCAACAATAAAAGCGAATGTTAATAGTTTTGATTATTTAAATCGTTCGGAAATTGACGTCATCTTCATAGTGGACGTAGTCAATGAGCCCTATTCCCATAAAAAAACACCCCCAGCTAGCTGAAGTATCCCGCATTTGCAGAATCATCTTCATCCTGGCTGGAGGTGCATGCCGTTCATTCTAGTTCTAAGCTGTTAGAGAGACTACTCCCACTCAATTGTTGCTGGCGGCTTAGACGTAACATCGTAAACGATACGGTTTACGTTATCAACTTCATTGACAATTCGAACGGAAATCTTCTCAAGAACATCCCATGGAATACGAGCCCAGTCCGCAGTCATTCCGTCAATGGACGTTACTGCACGGATACCAACCGTGTACGAATAAGTACGGGCGTCACCCATGACACCTACACTCTTCATGTTCGGCAGTGCCGTGAAGTACTGCCAGATCTCACGATCAAGACCTGCTTTGGCGATCTCTTCACGCAAAATGTAATCAGAGTCGCGGACGATGGTCAGCTTCTCCTCTGTAACTTCGCCAAGAACACGGATCGCAAGACCCGGACCTGGGAACGGCTGACGCCATACGATGGCTTCTGGCAGACCCAGCTCTTCGCCGACCTTACGAACTTCATCCTTAAAGAGCGCCTTGAGCGGCTCGATCAGTTGGAATTTCATATCTTCAGGCAGACCGCCAACATTGTGATGAGACTTAATGGTCTGCGCCGTATCTGTTCCACTTTCAACAATGTCTGTATACAGTGTGCCTTGAGCAAGGAATGCGAAATCATCAAACTGAGTTGATTCCTCATCAAACACATAGATAAACTCGTTGCCGATAATTTTACGTTTTTGTTCCGGATCATCCACGCCTTTCAGCTTGGACATAAATCGATCGCGCGCGTCGATTTTGACAACTTTCATATCGAATTTGCCGACGAAAGTCTCCATTACACTTTCAGCTTCGCCTTTACGCAGCAAGCCGTGATCAATAAACATACAAGTTAATTGATCGCCGATCGCTTTGTGGATAAGCTTCGCTACAACGGAGGAATCTACTCCGCCACTCAA
Above is a window of Paenibacillus uliginis N3/975 DNA encoding:
- the guaA gene encoding glutamine-hydrolyzing GMP synthase, with amino-acid sequence MNKPNEIIVVLDFGGQYNQLIARRIRDLGVYSELLPYNTPVDKIKELSPRGIVFSGGPSSVYAENAPHVDPAIYDLGLPIFGICYGMQLMAQQLDGKVERSSKREYGKADLEFNAGTTLVEGLELKQTVWMSHGDHVVSLPSGFKLDAGTESAPIAAMSNEEKKLYAVQFHPEVRHSVHGNEMIRNFLYEVCQCEGNWSMETFIEDQIREIREEVGDKKVLCALSGGVDSSVVAKLIHKAIGDQLTCMFIDHGLLRKGEAESVMETFVGKFDMKVVKIDARDRFMSKLKGVDDPEQKRKIIGNEFIYVFDEESTQFDDFAFLAQGTLYTDIVESGTDTAQTIKSHHNVGGLPEDMKFQLIEPLKALFKDEVRKVGEELGLPEAIVWRQPFPGPGLAIRVLGEVTEEKLTIVRDSDYILREEIAKAGLDREIWQYFTALPNMKSVGVMGDARTYSYTVGIRAVTSIDGMTADWARIPWDVLEKISVRIVNEVDNVNRIVYDVTSKPPATIEWE